A region of Pseudomonas marginalis DNA encodes the following proteins:
- a CDS encoding acyl-CoA thioesterase, which produces MEPGNAQLSMTVLMTPDMANFSGNVHGGTLLKYLDEVAYACASRYAGRYVVTLSVDQVIFREPIHVGELVTFLASVNYTGNTSMEVGIKVVTENIRERSVRHTNSCFFTMVAVDDQRKPAAVPPLQPHNSEDKRRFVQAQQRRQIRQELEKRYQEIKADAL; this is translated from the coding sequence ATGGAACCCGGAAACGCCCAGCTGTCGATGACGGTATTGATGACCCCTGACATGGCCAACTTCTCAGGCAATGTCCACGGCGGCACCTTGCTCAAGTACCTCGATGAAGTGGCCTACGCCTGCGCGAGCCGTTATGCCGGTCGCTATGTGGTGACGCTGTCGGTGGATCAGGTGATTTTTCGCGAACCGATCCATGTCGGCGAGCTGGTGACATTCCTTGCGTCGGTCAACTACACCGGCAATACGTCGATGGAAGTGGGCATCAAGGTGGTGACCGAGAACATCCGCGAGCGCTCGGTGCGTCATACCAACAGCTGCTTCTTCACCATGGTGGCCGTGGACGACCAGCGTAAACCCGCTGCCGTGCCACCGCTGCAACCCCATAACAGTGAAGACAAGCGCCGGTTCGTGCAGGCCCAGCAGCGCCGGCAGATCCGCCAGGAGCTTGAGAAGCGCTACCAGGAAATCAAGGCTGACGCGCTGTAA
- the pdxY gene encoding pyridoxal kinase PdxY has protein sequence MKRTPHLLAIQSHVVFGHAGNSAAVFPMQRVGVNVWPLNTVQFSNHTQYGQWAGEVLAPQQIPALVEGIAAIGELGNCDAILSGYLGSADQGRAILTGVARIKAINPKALYLCDPVMGHPEKGCIVPQDVSDFLLDEAAAMADFLCPNQLELDSFAGRKPQSLFDCLGMAKALLARGPKAVLVKHLDYPGKLPDGFEMLLVTAEGSWHLRRPLLAFPRQPVGVGDLTSGLFLARVLLGDSLLAAFEFTAAAVHEVLLETQACASYELELVRAQDRIAHPRVRFEATPISL, from the coding sequence ATGAAACGCACACCTCATCTGCTTGCGATCCAGTCTCATGTGGTCTTTGGCCACGCCGGAAACAGCGCCGCCGTGTTCCCCATGCAGAGGGTCGGGGTGAACGTCTGGCCGCTGAACACGGTGCAGTTCTCCAACCATACCCAGTATGGTCAGTGGGCGGGCGAAGTGCTGGCGCCGCAGCAGATTCCTGCGCTGGTGGAAGGCATTGCCGCCATCGGCGAGCTGGGCAACTGCGATGCGATTCTGTCTGGCTACCTGGGCAGTGCGGATCAGGGCCGCGCGATTCTTACCGGTGTGGCGCGCATCAAGGCCATCAACCCCAAGGCCCTGTACCTGTGCGACCCGGTGATGGGCCATCCGGAAAAGGGCTGCATCGTGCCGCAGGACGTCAGCGATTTCCTGCTGGATGAAGCGGCGGCCATGGCCGACTTCCTGTGCCCCAACCAACTGGAACTGGACAGCTTTGCCGGGCGCAAGCCGCAATCGCTGTTCGACTGCCTGGGCATGGCCAAGGCATTGCTGGCCCGTGGCCCGAAGGCGGTGCTGGTCAAGCACCTGGATTACCCGGGCAAGTTGCCGGATGGTTTCGAGATGCTGCTGGTAACTGCCGAGGGCAGCTGGCACCTGCGTCGGCCGCTGCTGGCGTTCCCGCGCCAGCCGGTGGGCGTGGGCGACCTGACGTCGGGGCTGTTCCTGGCGCGGGTGTTGCTGGGCGACAGCCTGTTGGCGGCTTTTGAGTTCACGGCCGCGGCGGTGCACGAAGTGCTGCTGGAAACCCAGGCCTGCGCCAGTTACGAGCTGGAACTGGTCCGCGCCCAGGACCGCATCGCCCATCCTCGCGTACGTTTCGAGGCGACGCCGATCAGCCTGTAA
- a CDS encoding DUF3301 domain-containing protein — translation MLTLGNIFVLMLLATGAAWVWHNHGLRERALARVKQHCAKLDIELLDGAVALKRIGFVKDANGRRRLARIYNFEFTVTGETRHSGTITQFGAHSAQIELAPYPFEVKEALPSANVIELSQWRQDHATKNRQ, via the coding sequence ATGCTGACCCTGGGAAACATCTTCGTGTTGATGCTGCTGGCGACCGGCGCCGCCTGGGTATGGCACAACCACGGCCTGCGAGAGCGGGCGTTGGCGCGGGTCAAGCAGCATTGCGCCAAGCTCGATATCGAATTGCTCGACGGCGCCGTGGCGTTGAAGCGCATCGGTTTTGTGAAGGATGCCAACGGTCGGCGGCGTCTGGCGCGTATCTACAATTTCGAGTTCACCGTCACGGGCGAGACCCGTCACAGCGGGACCATCACGCAATTCGGCGCCCACAGTGCGCAGATCGAACTGGCGCCCTACCCGTTCGAGGTCAAGGAAGCACTGCCCAGCGCCAATGTGATCGAGCTGAGCCAATGGCGCCAGGACCACGCCACCAAGAACCGTCAGTAA
- a CDS encoding CobW family GTP-binding protein, with amino-acid sequence MLQNIPTHVIAGPLGAGKTSLIKHLLAQRPANERWAVLINEFGQIGLDAALLTLDDDGIALGEVAGGCLCCVNGAPFQVGLGRLLRKAKPDRLFIEPSGLGHPAQLLKQLREAPWQQVLAVQPCVLVLDAQALAAGKPLPPAQQEALASSGLLVLNKDEGLDAAQREAVERQLPDRNIYWTQQAYVPLGKLPGLNAQAEAAVDNFVVPKGLAQLPAIWSDPSVPICLSQAQEGGWSIGWRWHPSQQFDSERLHLWLTSLEWRRAKLVIHSGDGWISANAVDNSRFAWQPSEWRRDSRIELIFSAPQDVAALQIALAACRY; translated from the coding sequence ATGCTGCAGAACATTCCCACCCACGTGATTGCCGGGCCCTTGGGCGCCGGCAAGACCAGCCTGATCAAGCACCTGCTTGCCCAACGTCCGGCCAACGAGCGCTGGGCGGTGTTGATCAACGAGTTCGGCCAGATCGGCCTGGACGCTGCATTGCTGACCCTGGATGACGATGGCATTGCCCTGGGTGAAGTCGCCGGTGGCTGCCTTTGTTGTGTGAATGGCGCACCGTTCCAGGTAGGCCTGGGCCGGTTGCTGCGTAAGGCCAAGCCGGATCGGTTGTTTATCGAACCCTCGGGCCTGGGGCATCCTGCGCAGTTGCTCAAGCAGTTGCGCGAAGCGCCGTGGCAGCAGGTGCTGGCGGTTCAGCCCTGTGTGTTGGTACTGGATGCCCAGGCGCTGGCAGCGGGCAAACCCTTGCCGCCAGCGCAGCAGGAAGCGTTGGCCAGTTCCGGGCTGTTGGTGTTGAACAAGGATGAGGGGTTGGATGCTGCGCAACGCGAGGCCGTCGAACGACAGCTACCCGATCGGAACATTTATTGGACGCAGCAGGCGTACGTGCCACTCGGCAAACTGCCAGGCTTGAATGCGCAGGCTGAAGCGGCTGTGGATAACTTCGTGGTGCCCAAGGGGCTGGCTCAATTGCCGGCTATCTGGAGTGATCCGAGCGTGCCGATTTGCCTGAGCCAGGCCCAGGAGGGCGGTTGGAGTATCGGTTGGCGCTGGCACCCGAGCCAGCAATTCGATTCCGAGCGTCTGCATCTGTGGCTGACATCCCTTGAGTGGCGCCGCGCCAAACTGGTTATCCACAGCGGTGATGGGTGGATCTCGGCCAACGCTGTGGATAACAGCCGGTTCGCCTGGCAACCCAGCGAATGGCGTCGCGACTCACGTATCGAACTGATCTTCAGCGCACCACAGGACGTGGCCGCGTTGCAGATCGCACTGGCCGCCTGCCGTTACTGA
- a CDS encoding DUF1826 domain-containing protein produces MLEPLIPLRQVVRQTRGETPLALSDILEDGVNLALWQRQLPLHIAEFGALLVALNEPLAESLVIELNNEDAEPNLCGLASSCRDLEGYEGFIADVSWLVSAFACLLGAKRIGVRLRLLDKAMCPRFHVDHVPVRLITTYAGIGSQWLREGVMDRRKLSQPDAEPRQRIEQIQCGEVALLKGTKWHGNENHGLIHRSPALKANERRLILTLDWLA; encoded by the coding sequence ATGCTGGAACCGCTTATCCCTTTGCGCCAGGTGGTTCGCCAGACCCGTGGTGAAACCCCGCTGGCGCTGTCCGATATTCTCGAAGACGGCGTGAACCTGGCGCTGTGGCAGCGCCAATTGCCGTTGCATATCGCCGAGTTCGGCGCCTTGCTGGTTGCGCTCAATGAGCCGTTGGCCGAGTCCTTGGTGATCGAACTCAACAACGAAGACGCCGAGCCGAACCTGTGCGGTCTGGCGTCCAGCTGCCGCGATCTTGAAGGCTACGAAGGTTTTATCGCCGATGTGTCGTGGCTGGTCAGCGCCTTTGCGTGCCTGCTCGGCGCCAAGCGCATCGGTGTGCGCCTGCGGCTGCTGGATAAAGCCATGTGCCCGCGTTTCCACGTTGACCATGTGCCGGTACGGCTGATCACCACCTATGCCGGCATCGGTAGCCAGTGGTTGCGCGAAGGGGTGATGGACCGACGCAAGCTCAGCCAACCGGACGCCGAACCGCGCCAGCGCATCGAACAGATCCAGTGCGGTGAAGTGGCCCTGCTCAAAGGCACCAAATGGCACGGCAACGAAAACCACGGCCTCATCCATCGCTCCCCGGCGTTGAAAGCGAATGAGCGCCGATTGATTCTGACGCTGGATTGGCTCGCGTAA
- the zigA gene encoding zinc metallochaperone GTPase ZigA — MPNRLPVTVLSGFLGAGKSTLLNYVLRNRENLRVAVIVNDMSEINIDGSEVQRDVTLNRSEEKLVEMSNGCICCTLREDLLEEVGKLAKEGRFDYLLIESTGISEPLPVAETFTFRDENEQSLADIARLDTMVTVVDGMNFLLDYQAAESLASRGETLGEEDERSITDLLIEQIEFADVILISKIDLISSHEREELMAILERLNAQAEIIPMVMGEVPLHKILNTGRFDFERAAQAPGWLQELRGEHVPETEEYGIASTAYRARRPFHPQRFFDFIDRPWVNGKLLRSKGFFWLASKHQDAGSWSQAGGLMRHGFAGRWWRFVPKSQWPQDEESVAAIMGNWQLSTGDCRQELVFIGQNIDFARMRAELDACLLTDEELALGVEGWRLLADPFGPWYEEAA; from the coding sequence ATGCCCAATCGTCTCCCCGTTACCGTGTTGTCCGGCTTTCTCGGCGCCGGTAAAAGCACGCTGCTCAACTACGTCCTGCGCAACCGCGAAAACCTGCGCGTGGCGGTGATCGTCAACGACATGAGCGAAATCAACATCGACGGCAGCGAGGTGCAGCGTGACGTCACCCTCAACCGTTCCGAAGAAAAACTGGTGGAGATGAGCAACGGCTGTATCTGCTGCACCTTGCGTGAAGACTTGCTCGAAGAAGTCGGAAAACTCGCCAAGGAAGGTCGCTTCGATTACCTGCTGATCGAATCCACCGGGATCTCCGAGCCGTTGCCGGTGGCTGAAACCTTCACCTTCCGTGATGAAAACGAGCAAAGCCTGGCCGATATCGCGCGCCTGGACACCATGGTCACCGTGGTCGACGGCATGAACTTCCTGCTCGACTACCAGGCTGCCGAAAGCCTCGCCTCACGGGGCGAAACCCTGGGAGAGGAGGACGAACGCTCGATCACCGACCTGTTGATCGAGCAGATCGAATTCGCCGACGTGATCCTGATCAGCAAGATCGACCTGATCAGCAGCCATGAGCGCGAGGAACTGATGGCGATCCTTGAACGTCTCAACGCCCAGGCGGAAATCATCCCGATGGTCATGGGCGAAGTGCCGCTGCACAAGATCCTCAACACCGGCCGCTTCGACTTCGAACGCGCCGCGCAGGCGCCGGGCTGGTTGCAGGAGTTGCGGGGTGAACACGTGCCGGAAACCGAAGAGTACGGCATCGCTTCCACGGCCTATCGCGCACGTCGCCCCTTCCACCCGCAACGCTTCTTCGACTTTATCGACCGGCCTTGGGTCAACGGCAAATTGCTGCGTTCCAAGGGCTTTTTCTGGCTGGCCAGCAAGCATCAGGATGCGGGCAGTTGGTCCCAGGCCGGTGGCTTGATGCGCCATGGGTTTGCCGGACGCTGGTGGCGCTTTGTGCCGAAAAGCCAATGGCCCCAGGACGAAGAAAGCGTCGCCGCCATCATGGGCAACTGGCAGCTCAGTACTGGCGACTGCCGTCAGGAACTGGTGTTTATCGGACAAAACATCGACTTCGCGCGGATGCGTGCCGAGTTGGACGCGTGCTTGCTCACCGATGAAGAACTGGCCCTGGGTGTCGAAGGTTGGCGCCTGCTGGCTGATCCGTTTGGTCCCTGGTATGAAGAGGCCGCCTGA
- the dksA gene encoding RNA polymerase-binding protein DksA yields MTEQDLLAQPPADYMNEAQQGFFRELLLTQRHELQARIEGEFLVLREQEPNSDPADVGSAEEQRQWQLRLLEREKKLLDKIDDALELLARGEYGWCRETGEPIGLQRLLLRPTATLCIEAKEREELRERHKRAI; encoded by the coding sequence ATGACCGAACAAGACCTGCTGGCCCAACCGCCCGCCGACTACATGAATGAAGCCCAGCAGGGCTTTTTCCGCGAACTGTTGCTGACTCAGCGCCATGAACTGCAAGCGCGCATCGAGGGCGAATTCCTGGTGCTGCGCGAGCAGGAGCCCAACAGCGACCCGGCCGATGTGGGCAGCGCCGAAGAACAGCGCCAGTGGCAACTGCGCCTGCTGGAGCGGGAAAAGAAGCTCCTCGACAAAATCGACGACGCCCTCGAACTGCTGGCCCGCGGCGAATACGGCTGGTGCCGCGAAACGGGCGAGCCCATCGGCCTGCAACGCCTGCTGCTGCGCCCCACCGCCACCCTGTGTATCGAAGCCAAAGAACGTGAAGAGCTGCGCGAACGCCATAAACGGGCGATTTGA
- a CDS encoding glutamine synthetase, with product MKYLVCALLLAVAGPACAEAPSLLAKCTRSANLLACVDPLGNAYSVATVGTTTYLRGFEVIGKRYWAQTNSRYGQLTFFTGLASDGEAWVGYTRRVGWTTINRFSSSGGATAKFTCSRITGC from the coding sequence ATGAAATACCTGGTGTGCGCCCTGTTACTGGCAGTCGCGGGGCCTGCCTGTGCCGAAGCGCCAAGCTTGCTGGCCAAGTGCACGCGCAGCGCCAACCTGTTGGCCTGTGTGGACCCCCTGGGCAATGCCTACAGCGTGGCGACGGTGGGCACCACCACGTATTTGCGTGGTTTCGAGGTGATCGGGAAACGTTATTGGGCACAAACCAACAGCCGCTACGGGCAACTGACGTTCTTTACCGGTTTGGCGTCGGATGGAGAAGCATGGGTTGGCTACACGCGGCGCGTGGGCTGGACCACGATCAACCGGTTTTCCAGCTCCGGGGGCGCCACTGCCAAATTCACGTGCAGCCGAATTACCGGCTGTTAG
- a CDS encoding N-acetylmuramoyl-L-alanine amidase — MHRRQLLNLLLASPLFALPFAAHATQIRNARLWRSDDKLRLVFDLSGPVQYKTFSLTAPERLIIDLSGAGLSGDFSQLELKNSGITSIRSGHFGKADTRIVLDLAAPMQLNSFVLPPQDGQGHRLVLDLTSATRAPRQIAAEAVPLVAAVNKAHPKRDIIVVVDPGHGGKDPGAVGSKGQREKDVVLSIAQLLAKRLKREKGFDVKLVRNDDFFVPLRKRVDIARQHKADMFISVHADAAPRLTASGASVYALSEGGATSATARFMAQRENGADLLGATTLLNLKDKDPMLAGVILDMSMNATIASSLQLGSSVLGSLQSITSLHQKRVEQAGFAVLKSPDVPSILVETGFISNAQDAQRLVTARHQQAVADGLFEGLKNYFQKNPPMNSYMAWVQEQKNAQA, encoded by the coding sequence ATGCACAGACGTCAGCTCCTCAACCTGCTCCTGGCCAGCCCTTTGTTTGCTTTGCCGTTCGCCGCCCACGCGACCCAGATCCGCAATGCACGCCTATGGCGTTCGGACGACAAGCTGCGCCTGGTGTTCGACCTTAGCGGCCCAGTGCAATACAAGACCTTCTCCCTGACTGCTCCGGAACGCCTGATCATCGACCTGAGCGGCGCGGGTCTCAGTGGTGACTTTTCTCAACTTGAGCTGAAGAACAGCGGGATCACCTCGATTCGCTCGGGGCATTTCGGCAAGGCGGATACGCGCATCGTGCTCGACCTGGCCGCGCCGATGCAGCTCAACAGCTTTGTATTGCCGCCTCAGGACGGGCAGGGCCATCGCCTGGTGCTGGACCTGACCAGCGCCACCCGTGCACCGCGTCAAATCGCGGCTGAGGCGGTGCCCTTGGTGGCCGCGGTGAACAAGGCGCACCCCAAGCGCGACATTATCGTGGTGGTCGACCCCGGCCACGGCGGCAAAGACCCCGGCGCTGTCGGGTCCAAGGGCCAGCGCGAAAAAGACGTGGTGTTGTCTATCGCCCAACTGCTGGCCAAGCGTTTGAAGCGCGAAAAGGGTTTTGACGTGAAACTGGTGCGTAACGACGACTTCTTTGTGCCGCTGCGCAAGCGCGTGGACATCGCCCGTCAGCACAAGGCCGATATGTTCATCTCGGTGCATGCCGATGCCGCGCCACGGCTCACTGCCTCGGGCGCCTCGGTGTATGCGCTGTCGGAGGGCGGCGCGACCTCGGCCACGGCGCGCTTTATGGCCCAGCGTGAAAACGGCGCGGATTTGCTGGGCGCCACCACGTTGCTCAATCTCAAGGATAAGGACCCGATGCTGGCCGGGGTGATTCTTGATATGTCGATGAACGCCACCATCGCCTCCAGCCTGCAACTGGGCAGCTCGGTGCTGGGGAGCCTGCAAAGCATCACCAGCCTGCATCAGAAGCGTGTGGAACAGGCGGGGTTCGCGGTGCTCAAGTCACCGGATGTGCCGTCGATCCTGGTGGAGACCGGGTTTATCTCCAATGCCCAGGACGCCCAGCGCCTGGTGACGGCGCGCCATCAACAGGCGGTTGCGGATGGCTTGTTCGAAGGCCTGAAAAATTACTTCCAGAAGAACCCGCCGATGAACAGCTACATGGCCTGGGTTCAGGAACAGAAGAATGCCCAGGCCTAA